A genomic region of Salinibacterium sp. NK8237 contains the following coding sequences:
- a CDS encoding peroxiredoxin-like family protein: MNLTQQLKERADNSAATKSAEDTATLTNSVTEVEKAGIVNNALKVGDTAPDFALPDAEGNTVRLSELLNKGPVAIAFYRGAWCPYCNIELKALQDTLPDFRAAGATLVAISPQTPDESLSLEEKHNLEFPVLSDGELEAINGFGLLHPVDDRTKAFYEKSGYDLVKSNGATGWQLPLPATYVIAQDGTIAYAFVQADYKLRAEPADVVEAIKSL, translated from the coding sequence ATGAATCTCACCCAGCAGCTCAAAGAACGTGCCGACAACAGCGCAGCGACAAAGTCTGCCGAAGACACTGCAACGTTGACGAACTCCGTGACCGAAGTCGAAAAGGCTGGCATCGTCAACAACGCGCTCAAGGTCGGCGACACCGCTCCCGACTTTGCGCTGCCGGATGCCGAAGGCAACACCGTGCGCCTCAGCGAACTGCTCAACAAGGGCCCGGTCGCAATCGCGTTCTACCGCGGAGCCTGGTGCCCCTACTGCAACATCGAACTCAAGGCGCTGCAGGACACCCTGCCCGACTTCCGCGCCGCTGGGGCAACGCTCGTGGCGATCTCGCCGCAAACTCCAGACGAGTCACTCTCTCTCGAAGAAAAGCACAACCTCGAATTTCCGGTGCTGTCCGACGGCGAGCTCGAAGCTATCAACGGCTTCGGACTCCTTCACCCCGTGGATGACCGCACCAAAGCCTTCTATGAGAAGTCGGGCTATGACCTCGTGAAGTCCAACGGTGCGACCGGCTGGCAACTGCCGCTTCCCGCAACCTACGTGATCGCGCAAGACGGCACTATCGCGTACGCGTTCGTGCAGGCCGACTACAAGTTGCGTGCCGAGCCCGCCGATGTGGTTGAGGCCATCAAGTCCCTTTAG
- a CDS encoding SGNH/GDSL hydrolase family protein, translated as MTHQFSSYVAIGDSFTEGVGDELPNGRVRGWADQVALGLALASPQPVTYANLAIRGRLLAPIAGEQLKAAVDLRPELMSINGGGNDIMRPKVSLESITDQLLAAVDTATASGIHVLLLSGGNPSKHLPFGSVMSTRGDRLAQEVMSRASKDNVTFVNNWADQELTKLQYWSVDKLHLNARGHARVASNVLSALEIPVPDFAADEGPADDARPRTAAYWREYVLPWIGRRLTGRSSGDNREPKSATLQPVEIAGR; from the coding sequence ATGACTCACCAGTTCTCCAGCTACGTTGCGATCGGAGACAGCTTCACTGAGGGCGTCGGAGATGAACTGCCGAATGGTCGGGTGCGCGGTTGGGCAGACCAAGTTGCTCTCGGCCTTGCGCTCGCATCGCCTCAGCCGGTCACCTATGCGAACCTCGCCATTCGCGGACGCCTTCTCGCGCCCATCGCGGGAGAGCAGCTGAAGGCTGCTGTTGACCTCCGCCCTGAGCTGATGAGCATCAATGGTGGCGGAAACGACATCATGCGCCCCAAAGTTTCGCTGGAATCGATCACCGACCAGCTGCTTGCCGCAGTCGACACGGCCACGGCCAGCGGCATCCACGTTCTCTTACTCAGTGGCGGAAACCCGAGCAAGCACTTGCCGTTCGGATCGGTAATGTCTACGCGCGGCGACCGCTTGGCGCAAGAAGTTATGTCGCGGGCGTCGAAGGACAACGTGACGTTCGTCAACAACTGGGCTGATCAGGAGCTCACGAAGCTTCAATATTGGTCGGTCGACAAGCTTCACCTCAACGCTCGCGGGCATGCCCGGGTGGCGAGCAATGTGTTGTCGGCGCTCGAGATTCCGGTGCCCGACTTTGCGGCCGACGAGGGACCAGCGGATGACGCCCGCCCCCGCACCGCGGCCTACTGGCGTGAATACGTGCTCCCTTGGATCGGCCGCCGTCTCACCGGGCGTTCCTCGGGCGACAACCGGGAACCGAAGAGCGCGACCCTGCAGCCCGTGGAGATCGCGGGGCGCTAG
- a CDS encoding amidohydrolase, translating into MTFPIIDAHQHVWDPNRAHYDWMNDSLAPINKKMTLADLLPELRTAGIDYTVQVQSADNSDDTRLMMESAAAHNEVAAIVGYVPLERPEQAARIVESWKDDTRMVGVRCLVHNQPDPEWLLRPNVDEGLTVLEKAGLTFDVVAESPELLALLPELSRRHPELKMVVDHLGKPPIDLDEREPWWTAIAEAAENPNVFAKVSGLYSASGDAAAWTADSVRPFYERALDVFGPSRLMYGGDWPISILAGGYRRVWAGVSALLEGVDAVDREAILGRTAADFYSIDDARIGF; encoded by the coding sequence GTGACATTTCCGATTATCGACGCCCACCAACATGTGTGGGATCCCAACCGGGCGCACTACGACTGGATGAATGATTCGCTCGCGCCCATCAACAAGAAGATGACGCTGGCCGACCTTCTTCCGGAGTTGCGCACGGCCGGCATTGATTACACGGTGCAAGTGCAGTCCGCCGACAACTCGGATGACACCCGATTGATGATGGAGTCCGCTGCCGCCCACAATGAAGTGGCGGCGATTGTGGGCTACGTGCCACTCGAGCGGCCAGAGCAGGCTGCACGCATTGTGGAATCCTGGAAAGACGACACTCGCATGGTGGGAGTGCGCTGCCTTGTGCACAACCAGCCTGACCCCGAGTGGTTGCTGCGACCGAACGTCGACGAGGGACTCACGGTGCTTGAAAAAGCCGGGCTTACCTTTGATGTGGTTGCCGAGTCGCCCGAGCTTCTCGCCCTGTTGCCCGAACTGTCGCGGCGGCATCCCGAACTCAAGATGGTTGTTGACCATTTGGGCAAGCCGCCGATCGATCTCGATGAGCGTGAGCCGTGGTGGACTGCGATTGCGGAGGCGGCCGAGAACCCCAATGTGTTCGCGAAGGTGAGCGGTTTGTATTCCGCCAGCGGGGATGCTGCTGCGTGGACCGCCGACAGCGTGCGCCCTTTCTACGAGCGCGCGCTCGATGTCTTTGGGCCGTCACGGTTGATGTATGGCGGCGACTGGCCGATCTCCATTTTGGCCGGCGGTTATCGGCGCGTATGGGCCGGAGTGTCTGCGCTTCTTGAAGGTGTGGATGCTGTCGACCGAGAGGCGATTCTTGGGCGTACCGCTGCAGATTTCTATTCGATCGATGACGCCAGAATTGGCTTCTAG
- a CDS encoding L-rhamnose mutarotase, which produces MKRVAQVIGLPPENREEYEHYHAAVWPTILDRLASSNIHNYSIYRHGDLLFSYFEYTGDDYDADMAAIAADPETQRWWALQEPLQRPLDDRAEGEWWKELPEVFHTD; this is translated from the coding sequence GTGAAACGAGTAGCTCAAGTGATCGGTCTTCCGCCCGAGAATCGCGAGGAGTACGAGCACTACCACGCTGCCGTGTGGCCGACGATTCTCGACCGACTCGCCTCCAGCAACATCCACAACTATTCGATCTACCGGCACGGCGATCTGCTGTTTTCCTACTTCGAATACACCGGCGACGATTACGACGCTGACATGGCGGCCATCGCGGCCGACCCCGAGACGCAACGCTGGTGGGCGCTTCAAGAGCCCCTTCAGCGACCCTTGGATGATCGCGCCGAGGGTGAGTGGTGGAAAGAGCTTCCCGAAGTTTTCCACACCGACTAA
- a CDS encoding helix-turn-helix transcriptional regulator, with translation MITTLVPVFAALGDETRWSILAALGEGDASASALAARLPVTRQAIAKHLNVLHDAGLVEPVRVGRELRYRVLGAQLSEAATRLDAIGAEWDRRLLAIKAIAEELERGD, from the coding sequence ATGATCACCACACTCGTCCCCGTCTTCGCGGCCCTCGGGGATGAAACCCGGTGGAGCATTCTGGCGGCGCTCGGAGAAGGCGACGCTTCGGCATCCGCCCTCGCCGCACGCTTGCCCGTGACGCGCCAAGCCATCGCCAAACACTTGAACGTGCTGCATGATGCCGGGCTCGTTGAGCCCGTTCGAGTGGGCCGCGAACTGCGCTATCGCGTGCTCGGGGCGCAACTTAGCGAAGCTGCCACACGCCTCGATGCCATCGGCGCCGAGTGGGATCGCCGCCTTCTCGCGATCAAGGCGATCGCCGAAGAGCTAGAGCGCGGCGACTAG
- a CDS encoding family 78 glycoside hydrolase catalytic domain, whose amino-acid sequence MSPRVLRPSRAVAAALAFLLLITSLALSTSTFAHAAAATTAPTGLRINGLEKPADLDDLQDPTFSWYVNTIVQSAYQIRVSSTADAAANGNGDVWDSGKVSSTDQTDVAYGGEPLAAATRYFWSVTTWDSDDTESASATPTWFGTAVGSDWDAEPIWAFSEYPGAAAPWVDYTLDTTISTTVALGIFVRGVDGSNAYMWQFRADKNQLVPHTLTNGKYVALPAVSLPSGSITPDVPVDIQITVSGSTITTSVAGVQVDERTNAAFASGGVGFRTGGSEGGTVSALTVTAPDGEELFAFDPAGSSPLACGSLDNGVITVGKSSACLLSVPGAQTITTNWAFLRTEVELSDQTITGATLFATAGDFRTHSQFAFKAYVNGEFVGLGPTNRIGTENRYDGFDVTALLEQGEANAIGIQAYSADASLQKFIGELVVTYADGSTETFGSDESWTALPGSPVLPDAGSISSSRYTAPKENLDLREFPTGYTTVGFDDSEWSGAVEKPAFPDLQATPIAKVEQQLHDPISIVDKGDGNYFVDFGRTWIGGVSYDIADGAAGDTVELRFGEITSAENTVKYKLTTNTNEYRDVATLTDGEQTIETWGMRVFRYLEILDAPEPVTAENLQALALVYPFNEEASTFTSSDDNLNQVYSLSKNSIEALNANFYTDSWTRERINYEADGYLQLKSSLYLMEDLSLGRYSMDYFANNRTWPTEWPMYVVLAVHDAWRQTGNLEQVETSYASLVDKMPTKWIDPATGLVQKTSGSDGCASRTDCDIVDWPTSQRDNYEFREYNTVINALAYRSLVDMASMAEALGLADDAASYTVQAERMRDAMNELLYNEDTGSYDDGMDADGVLTGHYSLHASAFALSFGVPENDESALVADFVASKGMACSVYCAGFSISGLFDGGAADAAVGLLTDEGTSSWMNMINLGAGSTMEAWDPSQKNNLTYSHPWAASPAFHVPAGLFGIEPIEVGYETFQVKPQPGGVDEARITVPTVKGQIGAAFNHAEDGTIRLVTEIPGNTTADLVVPVPDGTTGVYLNGTLTGVDVEGGFATLPGVGAGCQAVTVSADPDVASDDYLTALCEPTIAADETAPVLAGMPSGVIFADTALELGVTASDAESGIQSLAVTFNGEDVAADATISAEELAGLVGADVVLTATATNGDGLVTEESVTLTVLPFDDGATQLPSRGTLSNTSGWAYGLHDGNYRVEMNMWWGTQGSVFRLYENGELVNTVLPESTSVYAQKASVDFADKPNGIYVYTGELVNSQGVRSTSTTTVTVTSADPGRPTASHNNWAKSSTFTAFANLWWGTNASEYRFELDGAVVSEGELTAETPLAQHVAVELSGITPGTHELVVVFVNTHGETASQPVSVTVQ is encoded by the coding sequence ATGTCGCCAAGAGTCCTCCGTCCATCCCGAGCAGTCGCCGCCGCGTTGGCTTTCCTGCTCCTGATCACCTCACTCGCCCTCAGCACCTCAACCTTTGCGCACGCCGCCGCGGCCACAACCGCCCCGACCGGCCTGCGCATCAATGGGCTCGAGAAGCCCGCCGATCTCGATGATCTCCAAGACCCCACGTTCTCGTGGTACGTCAACACGATCGTTCAGTCTGCCTACCAAATTCGGGTCTCGAGCACCGCGGATGCCGCTGCGAACGGCAACGGTGACGTCTGGGATTCCGGCAAGGTTTCCTCAACCGACCAAACTGATGTCGCCTATGGCGGAGAGCCTCTCGCCGCCGCCACTCGCTACTTCTGGAGTGTCACCACGTGGGATTCCGACGATACTGAATCGGCATCCGCCACTCCAACGTGGTTTGGCACGGCGGTCGGCAGCGACTGGGATGCTGAACCCATCTGGGCATTCTCCGAATACCCCGGCGCGGCTGCACCGTGGGTCGACTACACGCTCGACACCACCATCAGCACCACGGTTGCGCTCGGAATTTTCGTGCGCGGCGTCGATGGCTCCAACGCCTACATGTGGCAGTTCCGAGCCGACAAGAACCAGCTCGTTCCTCACACCCTGACCAACGGCAAGTACGTCGCGCTTCCCGCCGTGTCGCTTCCGAGCGGCTCCATCACGCCAGACGTTCCGGTCGATATTCAGATCACCGTGTCGGGCTCGACCATCACCACATCGGTCGCTGGCGTGCAGGTCGACGAACGCACCAACGCTGCATTCGCCTCCGGCGGCGTCGGCTTCCGCACCGGTGGTTCCGAAGGCGGAACGGTCAGCGCCCTCACGGTCACCGCACCGGATGGCGAAGAACTGTTCGCTTTTGACCCGGCCGGCTCTAGCCCACTCGCGTGCGGCTCTCTCGACAACGGGGTTATCACGGTGGGTAAGTCCAGCGCATGCCTCCTCTCCGTTCCCGGAGCGCAAACGATCACGACCAACTGGGCGTTCCTGCGCACCGAGGTTGAACTCAGTGACCAGACCATCACCGGAGCAACACTCTTCGCCACGGCTGGAGACTTCCGCACGCACAGCCAGTTCGCTTTCAAGGCCTACGTCAATGGCGAGTTTGTGGGCCTCGGCCCGACGAACCGCATCGGAACGGAGAACCGCTACGACGGCTTCGATGTCACCGCGCTGCTCGAGCAGGGCGAGGCGAATGCAATTGGCATCCAGGCCTATTCGGCCGATGCTTCGCTTCAGAAGTTCATTGGCGAGCTCGTCGTCACCTATGCCGATGGTTCAACAGAAACCTTCGGCAGCGATGAATCGTGGACCGCTCTTCCTGGTTCACCGGTGCTTCCGGATGCGGGATCGATCAGCTCGTCGCGCTACACCGCCCCGAAAGAAAACCTCGACCTTCGCGAGTTCCCCACCGGCTACACCACCGTGGGTTTCGATGACTCCGAATGGTCGGGCGCAGTCGAGAAGCCAGCCTTCCCTGATCTGCAAGCGACACCCATCGCCAAGGTCGAACAGCAGCTTCACGACCCCATCTCGATCGTTGACAAGGGTGACGGAAACTACTTCGTCGACTTCGGTCGCACCTGGATCGGTGGCGTCAGCTACGACATCGCCGATGGCGCAGCGGGCGATACCGTCGAACTCCGTTTCGGTGAGATCACCTCGGCAGAGAACACGGTCAAGTACAAGCTCACAACGAACACCAACGAGTACCGGGATGTTGCGACACTCACTGACGGTGAGCAGACGATCGAAACGTGGGGCATGCGAGTGTTCCGCTACCTCGAGATTCTGGATGCTCCCGAGCCGGTAACCGCCGAGAACCTTCAGGCACTTGCGCTCGTGTACCCGTTCAACGAAGAGGCATCGACCTTTACGTCATCCGATGACAACCTCAACCAGGTCTATTCTCTGTCGAAGAATTCGATCGAAGCGCTCAACGCGAACTTCTACACCGACTCGTGGACTCGCGAGCGCATCAACTATGAGGCAGACGGCTATCTCCAGTTGAAGTCATCCCTCTACCTCATGGAAGATCTCTCGCTCGGCCGCTACTCGATGGACTACTTCGCCAACAACCGCACCTGGCCTACCGAATGGCCGATGTACGTGGTGCTGGCGGTCCATGATGCCTGGCGCCAGACTGGCAATCTCGAACAGGTCGAGACGTCATACGCATCACTCGTCGACAAGATGCCGACCAAATGGATTGATCCTGCTACTGGCCTTGTGCAGAAAACGTCGGGTTCAGACGGCTGCGCTAGTCGCACCGACTGCGACATTGTCGACTGGCCAACAAGCCAGCGTGACAACTACGAGTTCCGCGAATACAACACGGTGATCAATGCCTTGGCGTACCGCTCACTCGTCGACATGGCTTCGATGGCTGAGGCTCTCGGCCTCGCTGACGATGCGGCAAGCTACACCGTTCAGGCTGAGCGCATGCGCGACGCCATGAACGAGTTGCTCTACAACGAAGACACCGGCAGCTACGACGATGGAATGGATGCCGACGGTGTCCTCACCGGTCACTACTCACTGCACGCAAGCGCTTTCGCTCTCTCCTTCGGAGTCCCCGAGAATGACGAGTCTGCGCTGGTTGCCGACTTTGTCGCGTCGAAGGGCATGGCGTGCAGCGTGTACTGCGCCGGCTTCTCGATCTCGGGCCTCTTCGATGGTGGCGCCGCGGATGCCGCAGTCGGGCTCCTCACCGATGAAGGTACATCCAGCTGGATGAACATGATCAATCTCGGCGCTGGCTCAACGATGGAGGCGTGGGACCCGTCGCAGAAGAACAACCTCACCTACTCGCACCCCTGGGCTGCCTCGCCGGCATTCCATGTGCCAGCAGGGCTCTTCGGCATCGAGCCGATCGAGGTCGGCTACGAAACCTTCCAAGTGAAGCCGCAGCCGGGTGGCGTCGACGAGGCGCGCATCACTGTTCCAACCGTCAAGGGTCAGATTGGTGCAGCCTTCAACCATGCTGAGGATGGCACGATTCGCCTCGTCACGGAGATCCCCGGAAACACGACGGCCGATCTGGTCGTGCCGGTGCCTGACGGAACTACCGGGGTCTACCTCAACGGAACACTGACCGGTGTCGATGTTGAGGGCGGGTTCGCGACCCTCCCCGGCGTGGGCGCTGGTTGCCAGGCTGTCACCGTCTCCGCCGACCCAGATGTCGCTTCTGACGACTACCTCACCGCACTCTGCGAGCCGACGATAGCCGCCGACGAGACGGCTCCCGTGCTCGCCGGCATGCCATCCGGGGTCATCTTTGCGGATACCGCCCTCGAGCTGGGCGTCACGGCCAGCGACGCAGAGAGCGGCATCCAGTCGCTTGCTGTCACGTTCAACGGCGAAGATGTTGCCGCAGATGCAACGATCTCTGCTGAAGAACTTGCTGGGCTCGTGGGTGCGGATGTCGTGCTCACGGCGACAGCAACGAACGGAGACGGTTTGGTCACCGAAGAATCGGTAACTCTCACGGTGCTTCCCTTCGACGATGGCGCAACTCAACTGCCGTCGCGCGGAACTCTCTCCAACACCAGCGGGTGGGCCTACGGCTTGCACGACGGCAACTACCGCGTGGAGATGAACATGTGGTGGGGCACCCAGGGCAGCGTCTTCCGTCTCTATGAAAATGGGGAACTCGTGAACACGGTTCTGCCGGAATCGACTTCGGTCTACGCACAGAAGGCGAGTGTCGACTTCGCTGACAAACCGAACGGAATCTACGTGTACACGGGTGAGCTCGTGAACTCGCAGGGCGTGCGGTCGACATCAACCACCACGGTGACGGTCACGTCTGCCGACCCCGGTCGCCCCACGGCGAGCCACAACAACTGGGCGAAGTCGTCGACGTTCACGGCGTTCGCGAATCTCTGGTGGGGTACGAATGCCAGCGAGTATCGCTTCGAGCTAGACGGTGCTGTGGTGAGCGAAGGGGAGCTGACGGCAGAGACACCGCTTGCGCAGCACGTCGCTGTCGAGCTCTCTGGCATCACCCCCGGCACGCATGAACTGGTCGTTGTGTTCGTGAACACCCACGGCGAGACCGCATCGCAGCCGGTCAGCGTGACCGTTCAGTAG
- a CDS encoding L-fuconate dehydratase: MTTITSVDVYDVRFPTSLTADGSDAMNKDADYSAAYVVLRTDEEGVAGYGFTFTIGRGNEICALAAEQRAAPLVGRDVDSIVGDLGGIYRELKSDSQLRWLGPEKGVEHLAMAAVMNAVWDLAARRAGKPLWRLLADMTPEQLVDTADFQYLTDALTKEEAVAMLSELAPTKEQRIAELTESGYPCYTTSAGWLGYSDEKLRMLCQEAVDAGYRHIKLKVGANLEEDIRRCGIAREVIGDDAKLMIDANQVWDVNEAIVWVKALAEFNPLWIEEPTSPDDVLGHATIRKAVAPIGVATGEHGMNRVLFKQMFQAEAIDFCQLDSARLAGPNEIIAVYLMAKKFGVPVCPHAGGVGLCELVQHLSIFDYVAVSGTLENRVTEFVDHLHEHFVDPCIVENGAYRVPMAPGYSAQMHESSVAEFSFPAGSYWVGAAAAVTS; the protein is encoded by the coding sequence ATGACCACCATCACCAGCGTTGACGTTTACGACGTGCGCTTTCCGACGTCACTCACCGCCGACGGCTCGGATGCCATGAACAAAGACGCTGACTATTCGGCCGCCTATGTTGTACTCCGCACAGACGAAGAGGGCGTCGCGGGCTACGGCTTCACCTTCACGATTGGCCGAGGAAACGAGATCTGCGCGCTCGCTGCCGAGCAGCGGGCCGCACCTCTCGTGGGTCGGGATGTCGACTCCATCGTCGGCGACCTTGGTGGCATTTACCGCGAGCTGAAGTCTGACTCGCAACTGCGCTGGCTCGGCCCAGAAAAAGGTGTTGAGCACTTGGCGATGGCCGCCGTGATGAATGCCGTGTGGGATCTCGCTGCTCGCCGCGCGGGCAAGCCGCTCTGGCGTTTGCTTGCCGACATGACTCCCGAGCAACTTGTCGATACCGCCGACTTCCAATACCTCACCGACGCTCTCACTAAAGAGGAAGCAGTCGCGATGCTGAGCGAACTCGCTCCCACCAAAGAGCAGCGCATCGCCGAACTCACCGAGAGCGGCTACCCCTGCTACACAACGAGTGCTGGCTGGTTGGGGTACTCCGACGAGAAGCTGCGCATGCTCTGCCAGGAGGCTGTGGATGCTGGCTACCGCCACATCAAACTGAAGGTCGGGGCGAATCTTGAGGAGGACATCCGTCGCTGCGGTATCGCTCGCGAAGTGATCGGCGATGACGCGAAGCTCATGATCGACGCCAACCAGGTGTGGGATGTCAATGAGGCGATTGTCTGGGTGAAGGCGCTCGCCGAGTTCAACCCGCTGTGGATTGAAGAGCCGACGAGTCCGGATGACGTGCTCGGCCACGCCACGATCCGCAAGGCCGTTGCCCCGATCGGTGTCGCCACGGGAGAGCACGGCATGAACCGGGTTCTCTTCAAGCAGATGTTCCAGGCCGAGGCCATCGACTTCTGCCAGCTCGACTCGGCACGCCTCGCCGGCCCAAACGAGATCATTGCCGTGTACCTGATGGCCAAGAAGTTTGGCGTTCCGGTCTGCCCGCACGCTGGCGGCGTTGGCCTCTGCGAGCTCGTGCAGCACCTCTCGATCTTCGACTACGTCGCCGTATCGGGCACGCTCGAGAACCGGGTAACCGAGTTCGTCGATCACCTGCACGAACACTTCGTTGACCCCTGCATCGTCGAGAACGGCGCCTACCGCGTGCCGATGGCACCGGGCTACTCGGCGCAAATGCACGAGTCGTCGGTCGCCGAGTTCTCGTTCCCTGCCGGTAGCTACTGGGTTGGTGCGGCAGCGGCCGTAACGTCGTAG
- a CDS encoding sugar kinase produces MVDSGTVQTTTKPEIITIGETMVLITPTVAEPIETAELFHLETGGAESNVAVHLSALGHHAAWASHLGSDALGRRVERQLRERGVDTSLVKFSTDAPTGFYFKDPGNGVIYHRAGSAASAMTADDLADVAFEQAALTHISGITPSLSASCAALIESVLDRAQHSDTVVSFDVNYRAALWPIEEAGPTLLALARRADIVLVGLDEAEVLWGTTTPEEVRALLDAPGILVIKDGDVGATEFSAEGTVFVPAHTVDVVEAVGAGDAFAAGYLSGYLTGLTPEQRLGLGHDRAALVLKSTTDLPTL; encoded by the coding sequence ATGGTCGATAGTGGAACCGTGCAAACGACAACGAAGCCGGAGATCATCACGATCGGCGAGACCATGGTGCTCATTACGCCCACGGTCGCCGAGCCCATCGAAACGGCTGAGCTGTTCCACCTCGAAACCGGTGGCGCAGAATCAAACGTCGCAGTTCACTTGTCCGCCCTCGGCCATCACGCCGCCTGGGCAAGCCACTTGGGGTCGGATGCTCTCGGCCGCCGCGTCGAGCGCCAACTCCGCGAGCGCGGTGTCGACACGAGCCTCGTGAAGTTCAGCACGGATGCTCCCACCGGCTTCTATTTCAAAGATCCCGGAAACGGTGTGATCTACCATCGCGCCGGCTCAGCCGCGTCGGCCATGACCGCCGACGATCTGGCGGACGTCGCGTTCGAGCAGGCCGCCCTCACCCACATTTCGGGAATTACGCCGTCTCTCTCGGCGAGCTGCGCTGCACTCATCGAGTCGGTTCTCGATCGCGCTCAGCACAGCGACACTGTTGTGAGCTTTGACGTGAACTACCGTGCCGCGCTGTGGCCCATCGAAGAGGCCGGGCCAACTCTCCTCGCTCTCGCCCGCCGAGCAGACATCGTGCTCGTCGGCCTCGACGAAGCCGAAGTGCTGTGGGGCACGACCACGCCGGAAGAAGTGCGGGCACTGCTCGACGCCCCCGGCATCCTCGTGATTAAGGACGGCGACGTCGGCGCGACAGAATTCAGCGCCGAGGGCACCGTCTTCGTTCCCGCCCACACGGTTGACGTCGTCGAAGCCGTCGGAGCTGGCGACGCGTTCGCCGCCGGCTACCTCAGCGGCTACCTCACCGGGCTCACTCCGGAACAGCGCTTGGGCCTCGGCCACGACCGCGCTGCCCTCGTGCTGAAATCCACCACCGACCTCCCCACGCTCTAA
- a CDS encoding SRPBCC family protein — MAMTSNPPAVVDNDEFTVRRTITIKAQVVAVWAAISEPQHLSRWFPEVATFDAVAVGETGTFTFEGYGSFPVQVEELDEPNVIAYRWGGPTDDPTKPIDPKRSTVFRFTLDAIEGGTQLTVVETGFNFGDDPAANMEDHRGGWDSELDELVAYLEGA, encoded by the coding sequence ATGGCCATGACCAGCAACCCACCCGCCGTCGTCGACAACGACGAGTTCACCGTGCGGCGAACCATCACCATCAAGGCGCAGGTCGTCGCGGTGTGGGCCGCCATCAGTGAGCCGCAACACCTTTCGCGTTGGTTCCCCGAGGTCGCGACGTTCGACGCTGTCGCGGTTGGCGAAACCGGCACTTTTACCTTTGAGGGGTATGGCAGCTTTCCGGTGCAGGTCGAAGAACTCGATGAACCGAACGTGATCGCGTATCGCTGGGGCGGACCAACTGACGACCCCACTAAGCCGATCGACCCGAAGCGCTCAACCGTCTTCCGGTTCACTTTGGATGCCATCGAGGGAGGCACGCAACTCACCGTCGTTGAAACGGGCTTCAACTTCGGCGACGACCCCGCGGCCAATATGGAAGACCACCGCGGTGGTTGGGACTCCGAACTCGACGAACTCGTCGCCTATCTCGAGGGCGCATGA
- a CDS encoding bifunctional 4-hydroxy-2-oxoglutarate aldolase/2-dehydro-3-deoxy-phosphogluconate aldolase, whose translation MAQISNESLDQLFDGQPLMAILRGFGVDRSVALARTAWELGIDSVEVPIQSEEDVEALRAVVAAGKELGKAVGAGTVVTLEHVRQAADAGAAFTVSPGFDLDVVRASFEAGMPPLPGVASATEVQTAQAAGLTWVKAFPASLLGTSWFGAMRGPFPAMRFVATGGMDAGNAGEYLTAGAKVVAVGSALADETQLPRLAELLAARN comes from the coding sequence ATGGCTCAGATCTCTAACGAATCCCTCGACCAGCTCTTCGACGGTCAGCCCCTCATGGCGATCCTTCGTGGCTTCGGCGTCGACCGCAGTGTTGCCCTCGCGCGCACTGCGTGGGAGCTCGGCATCGACTCGGTAGAGGTGCCCATCCAGAGTGAGGAAGATGTTGAAGCACTGCGCGCCGTCGTTGCTGCCGGCAAGGAGCTCGGCAAGGCCGTCGGCGCCGGAACCGTCGTCACCCTCGAACACGTGCGCCAAGCTGCGGATGCCGGAGCAGCCTTCACGGTGAGCCCCGGCTTTGATCTCGATGTCGTTCGCGCCTCGTTCGAAGCGGGCATGCCGCCGCTGCCGGGCGTCGCCTCCGCCACCGAGGTTCAGACCGCACAAGCCGCTGGCCTCACCTGGGTGAAAGCCTTCCCCGCATCACTTCTCGGCACTAGCTGGTTTGGCGCCATGCGTGGACCGTTCCCCGCGATGCGTTTTGTCGCGACCGGTGGAATGGATGCGGGCAACGCCGGCGAATACCTCACCGCGGGCGCGAAGGTTGTTGCGGTCGGTTCGGCACTCGCCGATGAGACCCAGTTGCCGCGCCTCGCGGAGCTGCTCGCCGCGCGCAACTAG